From Syngnathus typhle isolate RoL2023-S1 ecotype Sweden linkage group LG13, RoL_Styp_1.0, whole genome shotgun sequence, a single genomic window includes:
- the LOC133165039 gene encoding kinesin-1 heavy chain isoform X3, whose translation MADPAECTIKVMCRFRPLNSSEVTRGDRYIPKFQGEDTVIIASKPYMFDRVFQSSTTQEQVYNACAQKIVKDVLEGYNGTIFAYGQTSSGKTHTMEGNLHDTDAMGIIPRIVQDIFNYIYSMDENLEFHIKVSYFEIYLDKIRDLLDVSKTNLSVHEDKNRVPYVKGCTERFVCSPDEVMDTIDEGKSNRHVAVTNMNEHSSRSHSIFLINVKQENTQTEQKLSGKLYLVDLAGSEKVSKTGAEGAVLDEAKNINKSLSSLGNVISALAEGTAYIPYRDSKMTRILQDSLGGNCRTTIVICCSPSSYNECESKSTLMFGQRAKTIKNTVTVNVELTAEQWKQKYEREKEKNKTLRNTVTWLENELNRWRNGESVPVEEQFDKEKANAEVLALDNILNDKPASTPNVPGVRLTDVEKDKCEAELSKLYKQLDDKDEEINQQSQLAEKLKQQMLDQEELLVSSRRDHENLQAELNRLQAENEASKEEVKEVLQALEELAVNYDQKSQEVEDKTKEFEVISEELNQKSSILSSLDSELQKVKEMSNHQKKRVTEMMSSLLKDLAEIGIAVGSNDIKHEGGSGFIDEEFTVARLYISKMKSEVKTMVKRCKQLEGTQSESNKKIDENEKELAACQLRISQHEAKIKSLTEYLQNVEHKKRQLEENVDSLNEELVKLSAQEKVHAMEKENEIQTANEVKEAVEKQIHSHRDAHQKQISSLRDELDSKEKLITELQDLNQKIMLEQERLRVEHEKLKSTDQDKSRKLHDLTVMQDRREQARQDLKGLEETVAKELQTLHNLRKLFVQDLATRVKKSAEMDSDDTGGSAAQKQKISFLENNLEQLTKVHKQLVRDNADLRCELPKLEKRLRATAERVKALESALKEAKENAARDRKRYQQEVDRIKEAVRAKNMARRGHSAQIAKPIRPGQQPVASPTHPNINRSGGGFYQNSQTVSIRGGGSAPTKTDRN comes from the exons ATGGCCGACCCGGCGGAGTGCACCATCAAAGTGATGTGCCGTTTTAGGCCTCTCAACAGCTCCGAGGTGACCAGAGGAGACCGATACATTCCCAAGTTCCAAGGGGAAGACACCGTTATTATCGCG AGCAAACCATACATGTTTGACCGAGTCTTTCAGTCCAGCACGACACAGGAGCAAGTGTACAATGCCTGCGCTCAGAAGATTGTCAAAG ATGTTCTTGAGGGATACAACGGGACCATTTTTGCCTACGGCCAGACGTCCTCCGGGAAAACGCACACCATGGAG GGGAACCTCCACGATACAGACGCCATGGGCATCATCCCCAGGATAGTGCAGGACATCTTCAACTACATCTACTCCATGGACGAGAACCTGGAGTTTCATATCAAA GTTtcctattttgaaatttacttaGATAAGATCCGGGACCTGTTGGATG TGTCAAAGACCAATTTGTCAGTGCATGAAGACAAAAACCGAGTACCCTATGTGAAG GGCTGCACCGAACGCTTTGTCTGCAGTCCGGATGAGGTCATGGACACCATCGACGAAGGCAAATCCAACAGACACGTAGCAGTCACAA ACATGAACGAGCACAGCTCCAGGAGTCACAGCATCTTCCTGATCAACGTCAAGCAGGAGAACACCCAGACGGAGCAGAAGCTGAGCGGGAAACTCTACCTGGTGGATCTGGCCGGTAGCGAAAAG GTCAGCAAAACGGGAGCGGAGGGAGCCGTGCTGGATGAAGCCAAGAACATCAATAAGTCGCTGTCTTCCCTCGGGAACGTCATCTCCGCTCTGGCTGAAGGGACg GCCTACATACCCTACCGAGACAGCAAGATGACGCGTATCCTTCAAGACTCGCTGGGCGGCAACTGTCGCACCACAATCGTCATCTGCTGCTCACCTTCCTCTTACAACGAGTGTGAAAGCAAATCAACCCTCATGTTCGGACAAAG AGCAAAGACCATCAAGAACACGGTGACGGTGAACGTCGAGCTGACAGCGGAACAGTGGAAGCAGAAGTACGAGCGGGAGAAGGAGAAGAACAAGACCTTGAGGAACACTGTCACCTGGCTAGAGAACGAGCTCAATCGCTGGAGGAACG GAGAGAGCGTGCCAGTGGAGGAGCAGTTCGACAAGGAGAAGGCCAACGCCGAGGTTTTGGCCCTCGACAACATCCTCAACGACAAGCCGGCGTCCACGCCCAACGTGCCCGGCGTGCGCCTCACCGACGTGGAGAAGGACAAGTGCGAGGCCGAGCTGTCCAAGCTCTATAAGCAGCTGGACgacaag GATGAAGAGATCAACCAGCAAAGtcagctggccgagaagctCAAGCAGCAGATGCTGGACCAGGAGGAG CTGCTGGTATCATCACGTCGCGACCATGAGAACCTCCAAGCCGAGCTCAACCGCCTGCAGGCCGAAAATGAGGCCTCCAAGGAGGAGGTGAAGGAGGTGCTGCAGGCTTTGGAGGAGCTAGCTGTCAACTACGATCAGAAGAGCCAGGAGGTGGAGGACAAGACCAAAGAGTTTGAGGTTATCAGCGAGGAGCTCAACCAGAAATCG TCCATCCTGTCATCTTTGGACTCGGAGCTCCAGAAGGTGAAGGAGATGTCTAACCACCAGAAGAAGAGAGTGACGGAGATGATGTCATCACTTCTCAAAGATTTGGCTGAGATCGGCATCGCCGTGGGCAGCAATGACATTAAG CACGAAGGTGGCAGCGGCTTCATCGACGAGGAATTCACGGTGGCCCGTCTGTACATCAGCAAGATGAAGTCGGAAGTGAAGACCATGGTGAAGCGCTGCAAGCAGCTGGAGGGCACCCAGTCGGAGAGCAACAAGAAGATTGACGAGAACGAGAAAGAGCTGGCCGCTTGTCAGCTGCGCATCTCTCAG CACGAGGCCAAGATCAAGTCCCTGACGGAGTACCTGCAGAACGTGGAGCACAAGAAGAGGCAGCTGGAGGAGAACGTAGACTCGCTCAACGAGGAACTGGTCAAACTCAGCGCACAGG agaaagtccACGCAATGGAAAAGGAGAACGAGATCCAGACCGCCAACGAAGTCAAG GAAGCAGTGGAGAAGCAGATCCACTCTCACCGCGATGCTCACCAGAAACAGATCAGCAGCCTGAGGGACGAGCTGGACAGCAAGGAAAAGCTCATCACCGAGCTGCAGGA CCTGAACCAGAAGATTATGCTGGAGCAGGAGAGGCTACGAGTGGAGCATGAAAAGCTCAAGTCCACCGATCAGGACAAGAGCCGCAAACTGCACGACCTCAC GGTGATGCAGGACAGGCGGGAGCAGGCCAGGCAGGACCTAAAGGGTCTGGAGGAGACAGTG GCAAAAGAGTTGCAGACTTTGCACAACCTGAGGAAGCTGTTTGTCCAGGACTTGGCCACACGCGTGAAAAAG AGTGCCGAGATGGACTCGGACGACACCGGGGGCAGCGCGGCCCAGAAGCAGAAAATATCCTTTCTTGAGAACAATCTTGAGCAGCTCACCAAGGTTCACAAACAG CTGGTACGCGACAACGCAGATCTTCGCTGTGAGCTTCCGAAGCTGGAGAAGCGCCTTCGTGCTACAGCTGAGCGGGTCAAGGCGCTGGAGTCTGCACTGAAGGAGGCCAAGGAGAACGCCGCCCGTGACCGCAAGCGCTACCAGCAGGAGGTGGATCGCATCAAGGAGGCCGTCAGGGCCAAGAACATGGCCAGGCGGGGACACTCGGCACAGATCG CTAAACCTATCCGGCCCGGGCAGCAGCCGGTGGCGTCCCCCACCCACCCCAACATCAATCGCAGCGGGGGAGGTTTCTACCAGAACAGCCAGACGGTATCCATCAGGGGCGGCGGCTCGGCCCCTACCAAGACGGACAGAAA CTGA
- the LOC133165039 gene encoding kinesin-1 heavy chain isoform X2: protein MADPAECTIKVMCRFRPLNSSEVTRGDRYIPKFQGEDTVIIASKPYMFDRVFQSSTTQEQVYNACAQKIVKDVLEGYNGTIFAYGQTSSGKTHTMEGNLHDTDAMGIIPRIVQDIFNYIYSMDENLEFHIKVSYFEIYLDKIRDLLDVSKTNLSVHEDKNRVPYVKGCTERFVCSPDEVMDTIDEGKSNRHVAVTNMNEHSSRSHSIFLINVKQENTQTEQKLSGKLYLVDLAGSEKVSKTGAEGAVLDEAKNINKSLSSLGNVISALAEGTAYIPYRDSKMTRILQDSLGGNCRTTIVICCSPSSYNECESKSTLMFGQRAKTIKNTVTVNVELTAEQWKQKYEREKEKNKTLRNTVTWLENELNRWRNGESVPVEEQFDKEKANAEVLALDNILNDKPASTPNVPGVRLTDVEKDKCEAELSKLYKQLDDKDEEINQQSQLAEKLKQQMLDQEELLVSSRRDHENLQAELNRLQAENEASKEEVKEVLQALEELAVNYDQKSQEVEDKTKEFEVISEELNQKSSILSSLDSELQKVKEMSNHQKKRVTEMMSSLLKDLAEIGIAVGSNDIKQHEGGSGFIDEEFTVARLYISKMKSEVKTMVKRCKQLEGTQSESNKKIDENEKELAACQLRISQHEAKIKSLTEYLQNVEHKKRQLEENVDSLNEELVKLSAQEKVHAMEKENEIQTANEVKEAVEKQIHSHRDAHQKQISSLRDELDSKEKLITELQDLNQKIMLEQERLRVEHEKLKSTDQDKSRKLHDLTVMQDRREQARQDLKGLEETVAKELQTLHNLRKLFVQDLATRVKKSAEMDSDDTGGSAAQKQKISFLENNLEQLTKVHKQLVRDNADLRCELPKLEKRLRATAERVKALESALKEAKENAARDRKRYQQEVDRIKEAVRAKNMARRGHSAQIAKPIRPGQQPVASPTHPNINRSGGGFYQNSQTVSIRGGGSAPTKTDRN from the exons ATGGCCGACCCGGCGGAGTGCACCATCAAAGTGATGTGCCGTTTTAGGCCTCTCAACAGCTCCGAGGTGACCAGAGGAGACCGATACATTCCCAAGTTCCAAGGGGAAGACACCGTTATTATCGCG AGCAAACCATACATGTTTGACCGAGTCTTTCAGTCCAGCACGACACAGGAGCAAGTGTACAATGCCTGCGCTCAGAAGATTGTCAAAG ATGTTCTTGAGGGATACAACGGGACCATTTTTGCCTACGGCCAGACGTCCTCCGGGAAAACGCACACCATGGAG GGGAACCTCCACGATACAGACGCCATGGGCATCATCCCCAGGATAGTGCAGGACATCTTCAACTACATCTACTCCATGGACGAGAACCTGGAGTTTCATATCAAA GTTtcctattttgaaatttacttaGATAAGATCCGGGACCTGTTGGATG TGTCAAAGACCAATTTGTCAGTGCATGAAGACAAAAACCGAGTACCCTATGTGAAG GGCTGCACCGAACGCTTTGTCTGCAGTCCGGATGAGGTCATGGACACCATCGACGAAGGCAAATCCAACAGACACGTAGCAGTCACAA ACATGAACGAGCACAGCTCCAGGAGTCACAGCATCTTCCTGATCAACGTCAAGCAGGAGAACACCCAGACGGAGCAGAAGCTGAGCGGGAAACTCTACCTGGTGGATCTGGCCGGTAGCGAAAAG GTCAGCAAAACGGGAGCGGAGGGAGCCGTGCTGGATGAAGCCAAGAACATCAATAAGTCGCTGTCTTCCCTCGGGAACGTCATCTCCGCTCTGGCTGAAGGGACg GCCTACATACCCTACCGAGACAGCAAGATGACGCGTATCCTTCAAGACTCGCTGGGCGGCAACTGTCGCACCACAATCGTCATCTGCTGCTCACCTTCCTCTTACAACGAGTGTGAAAGCAAATCAACCCTCATGTTCGGACAAAG AGCAAAGACCATCAAGAACACGGTGACGGTGAACGTCGAGCTGACAGCGGAACAGTGGAAGCAGAAGTACGAGCGGGAGAAGGAGAAGAACAAGACCTTGAGGAACACTGTCACCTGGCTAGAGAACGAGCTCAATCGCTGGAGGAACG GAGAGAGCGTGCCAGTGGAGGAGCAGTTCGACAAGGAGAAGGCCAACGCCGAGGTTTTGGCCCTCGACAACATCCTCAACGACAAGCCGGCGTCCACGCCCAACGTGCCCGGCGTGCGCCTCACCGACGTGGAGAAGGACAAGTGCGAGGCCGAGCTGTCCAAGCTCTATAAGCAGCTGGACgacaag GATGAAGAGATCAACCAGCAAAGtcagctggccgagaagctCAAGCAGCAGATGCTGGACCAGGAGGAG CTGCTGGTATCATCACGTCGCGACCATGAGAACCTCCAAGCCGAGCTCAACCGCCTGCAGGCCGAAAATGAGGCCTCCAAGGAGGAGGTGAAGGAGGTGCTGCAGGCTTTGGAGGAGCTAGCTGTCAACTACGATCAGAAGAGCCAGGAGGTGGAGGACAAGACCAAAGAGTTTGAGGTTATCAGCGAGGAGCTCAACCAGAAATCG TCCATCCTGTCATCTTTGGACTCGGAGCTCCAGAAGGTGAAGGAGATGTCTAACCACCAGAAGAAGAGAGTGACGGAGATGATGTCATCACTTCTCAAAGATTTGGCTGAGATCGGCATCGCCGTGGGCAGCAATGACATTAAG CAGCACGAAGGTGGCAGCGGCTTCATCGACGAGGAATTCACGGTGGCCCGTCTGTACATCAGCAAGATGAAGTCGGAAGTGAAGACCATGGTGAAGCGCTGCAAGCAGCTGGAGGGCACCCAGTCGGAGAGCAACAAGAAGATTGACGAGAACGAGAAAGAGCTGGCCGCTTGTCAGCTGCGCATCTCTCAG CACGAGGCCAAGATCAAGTCCCTGACGGAGTACCTGCAGAACGTGGAGCACAAGAAGAGGCAGCTGGAGGAGAACGTAGACTCGCTCAACGAGGAACTGGTCAAACTCAGCGCACAGG agaaagtccACGCAATGGAAAAGGAGAACGAGATCCAGACCGCCAACGAAGTCAAG GAAGCAGTGGAGAAGCAGATCCACTCTCACCGCGATGCTCACCAGAAACAGATCAGCAGCCTGAGGGACGAGCTGGACAGCAAGGAAAAGCTCATCACCGAGCTGCAGGA CCTGAACCAGAAGATTATGCTGGAGCAGGAGAGGCTACGAGTGGAGCATGAAAAGCTCAAGTCCACCGATCAGGACAAGAGCCGCAAACTGCACGACCTCAC GGTGATGCAGGACAGGCGGGAGCAGGCCAGGCAGGACCTAAAGGGTCTGGAGGAGACAGTG GCAAAAGAGTTGCAGACTTTGCACAACCTGAGGAAGCTGTTTGTCCAGGACTTGGCCACACGCGTGAAAAAG AGTGCCGAGATGGACTCGGACGACACCGGGGGCAGCGCGGCCCAGAAGCAGAAAATATCCTTTCTTGAGAACAATCTTGAGCAGCTCACCAAGGTTCACAAACAG CTGGTACGCGACAACGCAGATCTTCGCTGTGAGCTTCCGAAGCTGGAGAAGCGCCTTCGTGCTACAGCTGAGCGGGTCAAGGCGCTGGAGTCTGCACTGAAGGAGGCCAAGGAGAACGCCGCCCGTGACCGCAAGCGCTACCAGCAGGAGGTGGATCGCATCAAGGAGGCCGTCAGGGCCAAGAACATGGCCAGGCGGGGACACTCGGCACAGATCG CTAAACCTATCCGGCCCGGGCAGCAGCCGGTGGCGTCCCCCACCCACCCCAACATCAATCGCAGCGGGGGAGGTTTCTACCAGAACAGCCAGACGGTATCCATCAGGGGCGGCGGCTCGGCCCCTACCAAGACGGACAGAAA CTGA
- the pold3 gene encoding DNA polymerase delta subunit 3 produces the protein MDELYLDNIDEYVNDQDKIVTYKWLSLALGVHVNTAKQMLYHYLDHKRKESSARLHATYLVSGKFVDNGHTSHKVSVVREEQLEDFKSKMGLIVSEHVYSVQKALLRDSGPLYAVDYDAVKDNLLSCGKHSAIRCSDAVPVSPVERKTRQAPPTPVPEPQQGKKPTANGDVASSKAKPAKGIMGMFASKAAAAESQNGGKEVKSEPREAAAEVNVFKGKALTKSNHTLNFFGNQSTKNQEKPVKKEEEETVESSSAELQQLKKEPEQKVTTEPPKHNKKNSRSKTKRLQSSDSEEEKMEKKKRRRIKKPVPDSSEDEDVIPDSPPQTAVREVAPLDVPAKEPASHPGLCETTKIRKRRRVLKSRTFVDEEGCIVTEKGFESESYSEDDSAVKQAETKIQVKAKTSTSKEKKSQKKSTENKATKQASIMGFFQKK, from the exons ATGGATGAGCTTTATTTAGATAACATCGACGAGTATGTCAACGACCAGGACAAAATC GTTACATATAAATGGCTGAGTCTCGCTCTTGGAGTGCACGTCAACACAGCTAAACA AATGCTCTACCACTACTTGGACCACAAAAGGAAGGAGAGCTCGGCTCGGCTCCACGCAACGTACTTGGTGTCGGGAAAGTTTGTAGACAATGGTCACACG AGTCACAAGGTGTCCGTGGTGCGCGAGGAACAGCTGGAAG ACTTCAAGTCCAAGATGGGTTTGATCGTGAGCGAGCATGTTTACAGTGTCCAGAAAGCTCTGCTGAGGGACAGTGGGCCGCTCTACGCTGTCGATTACGACGCTGTCAAAGACAACCTGCTCAGCTGCGGCAA GCATAGCGCCATCCGATGCTCCGACGCCGTTCCCGTGTCCCCGGTCGAAAGAAAAACGCGGCAAGCTCCGCCCACTCCTGTTCCAGAGCCCCAACAGGGCAAGAAGCCCACCGCAAACGGCGATGTTGCGTCTTCAAAAGCCAAGCCGGCTAAGGGCATCATGGGAATGTTCGCTAGCAAAGCTGCAGCGGCTGAGAGCCAAAACGGCGGCAAAGAGGTGAAGTCAGAGCCTCGGGAAGCTGCCGCTGAG GTGAATGTCTTCAAAGGTAAAGCattgacaaagtccaatcaCACGCTGAACTTCTTTGGAAATCAAAGCACGA AGAACCAAGAGAAACCTGTgaagaaggaggaagaagagacaGTGGAGTCTTCGTCGGCAGAACTGCAACAGCTGAAAAAAGAGCCAGAACAAAAGGTCACAACAGAACCGCCAAAGCACAACAAGAAAAATTCAAGGAG TAAAACCAAACGCCTGCAAAGTTCTGACAGTgaggaggagaagatggagaaaAAGAAACGACGCCGGATCAAGAAGCCTGTGCCTGACAGCAGTGAAGACGAAGACG TTATTCCAGATTCACCGCCACAAACAGCTGTTAGAGAAGTGGCGCCGCTGGACGTGCCAGCTAAAGAACCTGCTTCACAT cCGGGACTCTGCGAGACGACGAAAATACGCAAGCGCAGACGTGTCCTTAAGTCTCGAACCTTTGTGGACGAAGAAGGCTGCATCG TGACGGAGAAAGGCTTCGAGAGTGAGTCGTACTCAGAAGACGACAGCGCCGTCAAGCAAGCGGAGACTAAAATACAGGTCAAAGCCAAAACCTCGACGAGCAAAGAGAAGAAAAGTCAGAAGAAAAGCACAGAGAACAAAGCCACCAAACAAGCTTCTATTATGGGATTTTTCCAAAAGAAGTga
- the LOC133165039 gene encoding kinesin-1 heavy chain isoform X1 codes for MADPAECTIKVMCRFRPLNSSEVTRGDRYIPKFQGEDTVIIASKPYMFDRVFQSSTTQEQVYNACAQKIVKDVLEGYNGTIFAYGQTSSGKTHTMEGNLHDTDAMGIIPRIVQDIFNYIYSMDENLEFHIKVSYFEIYLDKIRDLLDVSKTNLSVHEDKNRVPYVKGCTERFVCSPDEVMDTIDEGKSNRHVAVTNMNEHSSRSHSIFLINVKQENTQTEQKLSGKLYLVDLAGSEKVSKTGAEGAVLDEAKNINKSLSSLGNVISALAEGTAYIPYRDSKMTRILQDSLGGNCRTTIVICCSPSSYNECESKSTLMFGQRAKTIKNTVTVNVELTAEQWKQKYEREKEKNKTLRNTVTWLENELNRWRNGESVPVEEQFDKEKANAEVLALDNILNDKPASTPNVPGVRLTDVEKDKCEAELSKLYKQLDDKDEEINQQSQLAEKLKQQMLDQEELLVSSRRDHENLQAELNRLQAENEASKEEVKEVLQALEELAVNYDQKSQEVEDKTKEFEVISEELNQKSSILSSLDSELQKVKEMSNHQKKRVTEMMSSLLKDLAEIGIAVGSNDIKHEGGSGFIDEEFTVARLYISKMKSEVKTMVKRCKQLEGTQSESNKKIDENEKELAACQLRISQHEAKIKSLTEYLQNVEHKKRQLEENVDSLNEELVKLSAQEKVHAMEKENEIQTANEVKVRDSALANHLPSLQLPSRKVAFVASQEAVEKQIHSHRDAHQKQISSLRDELDSKEKLITELQDLNQKIMLEQERLRVEHEKLKSTDQDKSRKLHDLTVMQDRREQARQDLKGLEETVAKELQTLHNLRKLFVQDLATRVKKSAEMDSDDTGGSAAQKQKISFLENNLEQLTKVHKQLVRDNADLRCELPKLEKRLRATAERVKALESALKEAKENAARDRKRYQQEVDRIKEAVRAKNMARRGHSAQIAKPIRPGQQPVASPTHPNINRSGGGFYQNSQTVSIRGGGSAPTKTDRN; via the exons ATGGCCGACCCGGCGGAGTGCACCATCAAAGTGATGTGCCGTTTTAGGCCTCTCAACAGCTCCGAGGTGACCAGAGGAGACCGATACATTCCCAAGTTCCAAGGGGAAGACACCGTTATTATCGCG AGCAAACCATACATGTTTGACCGAGTCTTTCAGTCCAGCACGACACAGGAGCAAGTGTACAATGCCTGCGCTCAGAAGATTGTCAAAG ATGTTCTTGAGGGATACAACGGGACCATTTTTGCCTACGGCCAGACGTCCTCCGGGAAAACGCACACCATGGAG GGGAACCTCCACGATACAGACGCCATGGGCATCATCCCCAGGATAGTGCAGGACATCTTCAACTACATCTACTCCATGGACGAGAACCTGGAGTTTCATATCAAA GTTtcctattttgaaatttacttaGATAAGATCCGGGACCTGTTGGATG TGTCAAAGACCAATTTGTCAGTGCATGAAGACAAAAACCGAGTACCCTATGTGAAG GGCTGCACCGAACGCTTTGTCTGCAGTCCGGATGAGGTCATGGACACCATCGACGAAGGCAAATCCAACAGACACGTAGCAGTCACAA ACATGAACGAGCACAGCTCCAGGAGTCACAGCATCTTCCTGATCAACGTCAAGCAGGAGAACACCCAGACGGAGCAGAAGCTGAGCGGGAAACTCTACCTGGTGGATCTGGCCGGTAGCGAAAAG GTCAGCAAAACGGGAGCGGAGGGAGCCGTGCTGGATGAAGCCAAGAACATCAATAAGTCGCTGTCTTCCCTCGGGAACGTCATCTCCGCTCTGGCTGAAGGGACg GCCTACATACCCTACCGAGACAGCAAGATGACGCGTATCCTTCAAGACTCGCTGGGCGGCAACTGTCGCACCACAATCGTCATCTGCTGCTCACCTTCCTCTTACAACGAGTGTGAAAGCAAATCAACCCTCATGTTCGGACAAAG AGCAAAGACCATCAAGAACACGGTGACGGTGAACGTCGAGCTGACAGCGGAACAGTGGAAGCAGAAGTACGAGCGGGAGAAGGAGAAGAACAAGACCTTGAGGAACACTGTCACCTGGCTAGAGAACGAGCTCAATCGCTGGAGGAACG GAGAGAGCGTGCCAGTGGAGGAGCAGTTCGACAAGGAGAAGGCCAACGCCGAGGTTTTGGCCCTCGACAACATCCTCAACGACAAGCCGGCGTCCACGCCCAACGTGCCCGGCGTGCGCCTCACCGACGTGGAGAAGGACAAGTGCGAGGCCGAGCTGTCCAAGCTCTATAAGCAGCTGGACgacaag GATGAAGAGATCAACCAGCAAAGtcagctggccgagaagctCAAGCAGCAGATGCTGGACCAGGAGGAG CTGCTGGTATCATCACGTCGCGACCATGAGAACCTCCAAGCCGAGCTCAACCGCCTGCAGGCCGAAAATGAGGCCTCCAAGGAGGAGGTGAAGGAGGTGCTGCAGGCTTTGGAGGAGCTAGCTGTCAACTACGATCAGAAGAGCCAGGAGGTGGAGGACAAGACCAAAGAGTTTGAGGTTATCAGCGAGGAGCTCAACCAGAAATCG TCCATCCTGTCATCTTTGGACTCGGAGCTCCAGAAGGTGAAGGAGATGTCTAACCACCAGAAGAAGAGAGTGACGGAGATGATGTCATCACTTCTCAAAGATTTGGCTGAGATCGGCATCGCCGTGGGCAGCAATGACATTAAG CACGAAGGTGGCAGCGGCTTCATCGACGAGGAATTCACGGTGGCCCGTCTGTACATCAGCAAGATGAAGTCGGAAGTGAAGACCATGGTGAAGCGCTGCAAGCAGCTGGAGGGCACCCAGTCGGAGAGCAACAAGAAGATTGACGAGAACGAGAAAGAGCTGGCCGCTTGTCAGCTGCGCATCTCTCAG CACGAGGCCAAGATCAAGTCCCTGACGGAGTACCTGCAGAACGTGGAGCACAAGAAGAGGCAGCTGGAGGAGAACGTAGACTCGCTCAACGAGGAACTGGTCAAACTCAGCGCACAGG agaaagtccACGCAATGGAAAAGGAGAACGAGATCCAGACCGCCAACGAAGTCAAGGTGCGTGACTCGGCTCTTGCCAATCACCTGCCTTCTCTCCAATTACCGTCCCGAAAAGTAGCATTTGTTGCATCGCAGGAAGCAGTGGAGAAGCAGATCCACTCTCACCGCGATGCTCACCAGAAACAGATCAGCAGCCTGAGGGACGAGCTGGACAGCAAGGAAAAGCTCATCACCGAGCTGCAGGA CCTGAACCAGAAGATTATGCTGGAGCAGGAGAGGCTACGAGTGGAGCATGAAAAGCTCAAGTCCACCGATCAGGACAAGAGCCGCAAACTGCACGACCTCAC GGTGATGCAGGACAGGCGGGAGCAGGCCAGGCAGGACCTAAAGGGTCTGGAGGAGACAGTG GCAAAAGAGTTGCAGACTTTGCACAACCTGAGGAAGCTGTTTGTCCAGGACTTGGCCACACGCGTGAAAAAG AGTGCCGAGATGGACTCGGACGACACCGGGGGCAGCGCGGCCCAGAAGCAGAAAATATCCTTTCTTGAGAACAATCTTGAGCAGCTCACCAAGGTTCACAAACAG CTGGTACGCGACAACGCAGATCTTCGCTGTGAGCTTCCGAAGCTGGAGAAGCGCCTTCGTGCTACAGCTGAGCGGGTCAAGGCGCTGGAGTCTGCACTGAAGGAGGCCAAGGAGAACGCCGCCCGTGACCGCAAGCGCTACCAGCAGGAGGTGGATCGCATCAAGGAGGCCGTCAGGGCCAAGAACATGGCCAGGCGGGGACACTCGGCACAGATCG CTAAACCTATCCGGCCCGGGCAGCAGCCGGTGGCGTCCCCCACCCACCCCAACATCAATCGCAGCGGGGGAGGTTTCTACCAGAACAGCCAGACGGTATCCATCAGGGGCGGCGGCTCGGCCCCTACCAAGACGGACAGAAA CTGA